One genomic window of Actinoplanes lobatus includes the following:
- a CDS encoding peptidoglycan recognition protein family protein has protein sequence MANPKRIPGVPFIEGRNDYHDSDGRKYAICIHNTSNNASDTAEANYAHRRTDGVSAHLYADADSVTQSLELTAKAGHVGSREGNENAYAVEIVGANGKPRSWWLANVAWDRLGAALAWIIRNDPDLSSFQVRRASVAEMRRNPTVKAFYAHDDARRAWGHTTHTDPGPHFPWDRLFKAVNDALAKLGHPTTPTTPTKPAPTTTEKIVNALPTLRHGSAGADVKRAQALLNVMGYKLTEDGDYGDNTAAAVATAQRKARITVDRVIGPVTWSVLLDVK, from the coding sequence ATGGCCAACCCGAAACGCATCCCCGGCGTGCCGTTCATCGAAGGCCGCAACGACTACCACGACTCCGACGGCCGCAAGTACGCCATCTGCATCCACAACACCAGCAACAACGCCTCCGACACCGCCGAAGCGAACTACGCCCACCGACGCACCGACGGCGTCAGCGCCCACCTGTACGCCGATGCCGACAGCGTCACCCAGTCACTCGAACTCACCGCTAAGGCGGGCCACGTCGGATCACGTGAAGGCAACGAGAACGCCTACGCGGTCGAGATCGTCGGCGCCAACGGCAAGCCGCGCTCCTGGTGGCTCGCCAACGTCGCATGGGATCGGCTCGGCGCGGCGCTGGCGTGGATCATCCGCAACGACCCGGACCTTTCCAGCTTCCAGGTGAGGCGGGCCAGCGTCGCCGAGATGCGCCGCAACCCCACGGTCAAAGCGTTCTACGCCCACGACGACGCACGCCGGGCATGGGGCCACACCACGCACACCGACCCCGGCCCTCACTTCCCGTGGGACCGCCTGTTCAAGGCCGTCAACGACGCACTTGCCAAGCTCGGCCACCCGACCACCCCCACCACGCCGACAAAGCCGGCACCCACCACCACGGAGAAGATCGTGAACGCTCTGCCCACCCTCCGCCATGGATCCGCCGGTGCCGACGTCAAACGCGCTCAGGCCCTGCTTAACGTCATGGGCTACAAGCTCACCGAAGACGGCGACTACGGCGACAACACCGCGGCCGCCGTCGCCACCGCCCAGCGCAAGGCACGAATCACCGTCGACCGGGTCATCGGCCCCGTCACCTGGTCCGTGCTGCTCGACGTCAAATGA